One part of the Ursus arctos isolate Adak ecotype North America unplaced genomic scaffold, UrsArc2.0 scaffold_14, whole genome shotgun sequence genome encodes these proteins:
- the TINCR gene encoding TINCR ubiquitin domain containing, translated as MEGLRRGLSRWKRYHIKVHLADEALLLPLTVRPRDTLSDLRAQLVGQGVCSWKRTFYYNARRLDDHQTVRDVRLQDGSVLLLVSDPR; from the coding sequence ATGGAGGGGCTGCGGCGGGGCCTGTCGCGCTGGAAGCGCTACCACATCAAGGTGCACCTGGCGGACGAGGCGCTGCTGCTGCCGCTCACCGTGCGGCCGCGGGACACGCTCAGCGACCTGCGCGCGCAGCTCGTGGGCCAGGGCGTGTGCTCCTGGAAGCGCACCTTCTACTACAACGCGCGGCGGCTGGACGACCACCAGACGGTGCGCGACGTGCGCCTGCAGGACGGCTCCGTGCTGCTGCTCGTCAGCGACCCCAG